ACGGTTTAAGCTCTGCAAGAGGCTATGGCATGAGAATGGATGGTCGATTTAGTTCTGCAACAGTGGGACGAAATGGGTATCCTCCACATAGCCCGTTGAAATATGACGTAGGACTGAATTTAGACTTGGGGTTCGGTTCGAACTATGGGGCATTTGCTGAGTCTGTTAATGGCTATGGACGTGGAGTGTTCTCTCGTTATACTGGAAACTCAGACAGATTCAATAACTCCATCATCGGAAACGCTGGAAGTTTTGGGGATATGTGGGATTTCTCTCATGTTTCAACACAAGTTGAAGGAACTGGTTCTTTAATAAGTGGAAGTATCGGTTATGGAAGTGCAGAGAGAAATTTTGTTGGCAGAGAGACGGACATTAGAAACAGTGCGGGTTCTACTGGCTCAACATTGTCATATTTTGTCACCGATAATGTTCGTGAGGCAGGGTTGGAGAATATATATGAGGGGGATTCATTTTTTGGAGACCGGGGTGGGCGTTTATTACCCTTAGGGCTCAAGGGTTCGGGCTCATTTAATTATGGGTTCGAGACTACAGCTCCAAATGTTACACCTAAGAATTCAGTTGGTTATGTCGGGGATTATATTGGTGCTAATCGTGCAACTAGATCAAACAGAGGTGGTTGTTAATTTCCCTTTATTTCCTATCTCTGCTATGCCGTTGCACTTTTCTTGCTCGCTCCATTATATTGACCACTATGGAACTATTCtatattgattggaatgaaaaCGTTATATTCTATATGAATTGGAAAAACAACAGCTTTATATTTCTCCAGCCGCAGAATGTAGCCAAAATGGTAGTTTTGTGGCTTACAGATAGTGTTTTATTTTTAAGCAGGAATTGCAGCCTAGAGAAAACGTCGAATGGATCTCTTTTTTGTTGTAAGATATATACAAGATGAGCAAAGTGGAGGAACAAGAGTTGCACCTATTCCTGGGTGACATACAGGTATAGCGACTCTGTTTTTCTACATGAAAATTCATCATCAGCTTCCTGCCGAAGATTTTGTGCTGAGATCCAGAAGTTAAACTTTCGATATAGGTTTTATTTGTTGTGAGTTTTATTCGAAATGTAAAATCGAATTCTGGAATACACTCTACTGGTTAGCTAAGTTTGTAGTCGATGCCAGGTTTCTTGTCTATTATTTATTTCTACGTACTGAACAAAAGGGTTTGATTTTCTTTAATAGTTGAGAGGAGTATTTCGGTTTCTTGATTGTTGCATCTTTATGTCATGTATGTGCCTTCAGTATTCTGTTTTTTTGCCGAATACCTTAGATTTTGACACCCAAATCATGTAATAGCTGAGTGGTGCATAACAGAGATGGAATTCAGTCGAGGTCGTCCTGCTCTTGACGAAAAAACTGCTTAAAATTTTGGGTCCTACCAATACATGAAAATATAGGCTAAATCTTCTGCTACACAAATGTAAGTTTACTAGGATATTTAGATTATTTGGACACTGCCCTGGATCCTCAAACAAGTGAGGGCCTACATGAATTCATGTGGGTCAGGGGATCTTGGGGCTTCCACCGCCCGGATGTGCTGCAATAGTGTGGCATAGAATAGGCATCACTGTATGTCCATTGAGCTCCCCACTTGTCTCTGCATCAACATCCTCATTGTTGGTGACACTCGGAAAGCGAAAGTTGCCGGTCCAGTTCAATAAACTCAAAGATTCAGACAGTAAAAACACAGCTTCCAACGTTTTGTTCCCCAAATTCCTTGTCAAATATTGCAAGTGCACCCGCATTACAACTGCCTTAGTTCCTGTTTCGCATCAGAGAAATCCCGTCTCTCAATGCATCAAAAGGATTTTTTCTGGGTGAGTTCTTTAAATAAGTTGCCTACTCCAGAATGCAGTAATTACGTTGTAGAAACAGTTAAATCATAAGTACGTCTGCATGAACACTGAAACCCAGTTGCTGAAAAGCAGTGGTGGACTGTTCATTCACCAAGACAAATCCAAGAAAATTTACCCCTCATCTCGTGAAGTATTTTCAGCAGGTGCATGAATCACACTACCGTGTTGCATGAATAATTATCatgagaagaagaagaagaaaatgctaaacaAGATATTTTGAGGAAGAATGTGAGGGCGTGTATGGTCAAATTAGTTTCATGTCTCCAGCTTGATGTTGACCGGTTTCAATGGAGTCCAAAGTCAAATATTGCGTTACATcccatttatttattaatattgaaaTAACATAAAATAGCG
The Primulina tabacum isolate GXHZ01 chromosome 9, ASM2559414v2, whole genome shotgun sequence DNA segment above includes these coding regions:
- the LOC142555848 gene encoding heterogeneous nuclear ribonucleoprotein 1-like, coding for MEMDSGKLFVGGISWETTEERLTDYFQTFGEVVQAVILKDRVTGRSRGFGFIVFASASVAERVLKERHIIDGRTVEAKRAVPRDDHQTFTRNNGGAVQGSPSPARTRKIFVGGLASTISESEFKRYFDQFGTTTDAVVMYDHNTGRPRGFGFVTYDSEEAVDKVLANTFHELNGKMVEVKRAVPKELSPGPTRSQPSSYNYGLNRLSSFLNAHTQGYGLSSARGYGMRMDGRFSSATVGRNGYPPHSPLKYDVGLNLDLGFGSNYGAFAESVNGYGRGVFSRYTGNSDRFNNSIIGNAGSFGDMWDFSHVSTQVEGTGSLISGSIGYGSAERNFVGRETDIRNSAGSTGSTLSYFVTDNVREAGLENIYEGDSFFGDRGGRLLPLGLKGSGSFNYGFETTAPNVTPKNSVGYVGDYIGANRATRSNRGIAA